One genomic window of Sebastes umbrosus isolate fSebUmb1 chromosome 15, fSebUmb1.pri, whole genome shotgun sequence includes the following:
- the edn2 gene encoding endothelin-2 has protein sequence MTMTMMASFVCKTLTLFIICMALQEGCGLPLSDRAEPPAQTPHPHHVRTKRCSCNSWDDKECIYFCHLDIIWVNTPSKLLPYGLGSPLSRRRRRSAERCECLNTADKTCSGFCHKSLENPRTDNVVGPSVESASTNGNKLLASFRSVVESNIAIAKEKRLRIRTRR, from the exons atgacgatgacgatgatggCTTCCTTCGTGTGCAAGACACTGACCTTATTTATCATCTGCATGGCTCTGCAAGAGG GTTGTGGACTCCCCTTATCAGACCGGGCAGAGCCGCCAGCTCAGACTCCACATCCACACCATGTCAGGACCAAACGCTGCTCCTGCAACAGCTGGGATGATAAAGAATGCATCTACTTCTGCCACCTGGATATTATCTGGGTCAACACGCCAAG CAAACTCCTTCCTTATGGCCTTGGAAGTCCCCTGTCTCGTCGCCGCCGCCGTTCAGCTGAGCGTTGCGAATGCCTCAACACAGCCGATAAAACCTGTTCCGGATTCTGCCACAAAAG CTTGGAGAATCCAAGGACTGATAATGTCGTGGGTCCATCGGTGGAATCTGCGAGCACAAACGGCAACAAATTGCTGGCATCTTTCAG ATCTGTGGTCGAATCCAACATTGCGATCGCTAAAGAGAAGAGGCTGAGAATCAGAACAAGGAGGTag